A single window of Paenibacillus sp. FSL H8-0537 DNA harbors:
- a CDS encoding DUF948 domain-containing protein, with amino-acid sequence MLWEIGVLIAAIAFAILVYYVIEALRSLKYSLDEMRVTLIEVKHEISAIGTEVKSVVQTTNSVADDVNMKLKSLDSLFGSLDDVGHVVQEATSAVKESAVALISSVKSGQKLRKERAAVQAEAEAARPKVAVNNTKTELLAQGATLAAKVLQLIVERKSAAGAAESVSRPAGMHNTASSRQ; translated from the coding sequence ATGCTATGGGAGATAGGGGTTTTGATAGCAGCAATTGCTTTTGCCATACTCGTTTATTATGTGATAGAGGCGCTTAGATCACTTAAGTATTCACTCGATGAGATGAGGGTAACTTTAATCGAAGTGAAGCATGAGATATCGGCAATCGGTACAGAGGTGAAGAGTGTCGTTCAAACCACGAACTCTGTTGCAGATGATGTAAATATGAAGCTCAAATCGCTTGACTCGCTGTTCGGATCACTTGATGATGTGGGCCATGTCGTTCAGGAAGCGACCTCAGCGGTTAAGGAATCGGCGGTTGCACTCATTTCCTCTGTGAAATCAGGGCAGAAGCTGCGGAAGGAAAGAGCCGCTGTGCAAGCCGAAGCGGAAGCAGCAAGACCGAAAGTGGCAGTAAATAATACAAAGACGGAATTACTTGCCCAAGGAGCAACGCTTGCAGCGAAAGTGCTGCAGCTGATCGTAGAGCGTAAATCTGCTGCAGGAGCCGCAGAAAGTGTATCTAGACCAGCCGGTATGCATAATACGGCTTCAAGCAGACAGTAA
- a CDS encoding fused response regulator/phosphatase produces the protein MRIAIVDDNATNLLIIEKILQKAGYTKLTTASSAMELFDILELDEPNATEPPVSLILMDLMMPGIDGIEACRRIQESERYRDIPVIFVTALGDSNKLAEALDAGAIDYVMKPINKVELLARIRSALRLKYEKDWHKERDQRISFELNLAKQVQRSILSDPIDNDRVKIDAIYRPSSELAGDFYAWYCLGGGKYGVILLDMMGHGISSSLVCMYIYSALQDTIKSISDPELVVLELNRRMMQLQGSNQLMNYYFTAIYYVLDTNEQTIEYVNAGHPAGIAFVDQKPQLLTEGCCALGFFDNIEVKKGTIAYRNQVKIVLYTDGLLDQLAKGQEDDVQQLQARLGENGEQLEDHVLNLFEGLGQVSQQDDICLVMVETKAKA, from the coding sequence ATGCGAATCGCAATTGTGGACGACAACGCTACGAATTTGCTCATTATAGAGAAGATCTTGCAAAAAGCCGGATATACGAAATTAACAACAGCCTCCTCAGCAATGGAGCTGTTTGATATTTTGGAGCTAGATGAGCCGAATGCGACGGAACCGCCGGTTTCTCTCATTCTAATGGATTTAATGATGCCGGGCATCGATGGCATTGAAGCGTGCAGGCGCATTCAGGAAAGCGAGCGCTACCGCGATATACCGGTTATTTTTGTTACGGCGCTTGGGGATTCGAATAAGCTGGCGGAAGCGCTGGACGCGGGAGCGATCGATTATGTCATGAAGCCGATCAATAAAGTCGAGCTGCTTGCCCGCATCCGCTCAGCGCTGCGTCTTAAATATGAAAAGGATTGGCATAAGGAGCGCGATCAGCGAATTTCCTTTGAGCTGAATTTGGCGAAGCAGGTGCAGCGCAGCATACTGAGCGATCCGATAGACAATGATCGGGTCAAAATCGATGCGATTTATCGGCCATCCTCTGAGCTGGCAGGCGATTTTTATGCCTGGTACTGCTTAGGCGGCGGAAAATATGGCGTTATTTTGCTTGATATGATGGGCCATGGCATTTCTTCCTCGCTCGTATGTATGTATATTTATTCGGCGCTGCAGGATACGATTAAAAGCATTTCCGATCCCGAGCTCGTCGTGCTTGAGCTGAACCGGAGGATGATGCAGCTGCAGGGCTCGAATCAACTGATGAACTATTATTTTACCGCCATCTATTATGTGCTGGACACGAACGAGCAGACGATTGAATATGTCAATGCGGGGCATCCCGCTGGTATTGCCTTTGTGGATCAAAAACCGCAGCTGCTGACGGAAGGCTGCTGCGCGTTAGGATTTTTTGATAACATTGAAGTGAAAAAAGGCACGATTGCTTATCGCAATCAGGTGAAAATCGTGCTCTATACCGATGGCCTGCTCGATCAGCTCGCCAAAGGACAAGAGGATGATGTCCAGCAGCTGCAAGCAAGGTTAGGTGAAAATGGGGAACAGCTTGAGGATCATGTGCTGAATCTGTTCGAAGGCTTAGGACAGGTAAGCCAGCAGGATGATATTTGCCTCGTTATGGTCGAAACAAAAGCGAAGGCGTGA
- the rsbW gene encoding anti-sigma B factor RsbW: MADMKTSVQLTIPAEADYLDIVRLTLYGLAVKLGFEYEQIEDMKVAVGEACNNAIIHGYEQLGSGELQVNFEQQLDGLKICIRDNGTSFNYEQAVNRTAGALHTTRLSDAPIGGLGLYMMQALMDHVEVNTTSGTEVILTKLLGRKEEMA; encoded by the coding sequence ATGGCTGATATGAAAACATCGGTGCAGTTGACAATTCCAGCGGAGGCAGATTATCTCGATATTGTGAGATTAACCTTATATGGTCTGGCCGTTAAATTAGGCTTTGAATATGAGCAAATTGAAGATATGAAGGTAGCCGTAGGCGAGGCGTGCAATAACGCGATTATACATGGTTATGAGCAGCTTGGCTCTGGCGAGCTACAAGTGAATTTTGAACAACAGCTCGACGGCTTGAAAATTTGTATTCGTGACAATGGCACCAGCTTTAATTATGAGCAGGCAGTCAACCGTACAGCGGGGGCGCTCCATACGACGAGACTAAGCGATGCTCCAATTGGCGGACTTGGCCTGTATATGATGCAGGCGCTTATGGATCATGTGGAAGTGAATACGACTAGCGGTACGGAGGTCATTCTTACCAAACTGCTTGGCAGAAAAGAGGAGATGGCATGA
- a CDS encoding YtxH domain-containing protein, giving the protein MSNPVNEAKSNGLLAGILIGGALGALSALLLAPKSGSELRKSLSNTCSDLSQKTGRLASNISEKTSDLVSTIGHKTQDLATTVRDEASDIADHAKESTEHVINAVTEKAEEAKEGIKAQLEAPRV; this is encoded by the coding sequence ATGTCGAACCCTGTAAACGAAGCAAAATCAAACGGACTGCTCGCGGGAATTCTGATTGGAGGTGCGCTCGGTGCTTTGTCGGCCCTGCTGCTAGCTCCAAAATCAGGCTCCGAGCTGCGAAAATCTCTTTCCAATACATGCTCAGATTTATCACAAAAAACAGGTCGCCTAGCTTCCAACATTAGCGAGAAAACGAGCGATCTCGTTTCAACTATAGGCCATAAAACGCAAGACCTCGCCACCACCGTTCGCGATGAAGCCTCTGACATAGCCGACCATGCGAAGGAAAGCACCGAACATGTCATCAACGCTGTTACTGAGAAAGCCGAAGAAGCGAAGGAAGGCATTAAGGCGCAGCTTGAGGCACCTCGTGTATAA
- a CDS encoding sugar ABC transporter permease, with amino-acid sequence MLASTPKTSKSRNVAVTLAVVLVNAILHSGIYLFLRDTNLPSVLYALLAIIWGVLGVYSIYWSFNWAVEQYPDIWKRRIQPFIFVGPAALLLGWLLLIPTLRTLYMSLMDAGTEKFVGLSNYAAIFTNRLLLTALRNNLIWVAFGATACICLGLLIAVLADRSSFEKLAKGIIFMPMAISFVAAGVIWKFIYFYKPGDEQIGLLNAIVVAFGGEPQAFTSMLQPWNNLFLVAILIWMQTGFAMVLFSAALKGVPEDMLEAARIDGAGEIRIFRSIIIPAISGTILSVSTTIVVFTLKIFDVVMVMTGGQYDTEVVATQFYRQFFMYRNAGYGSTLAIVLLIAVIPVIIINLRQFRKQGGF; translated from the coding sequence ATGCTAGCTTCCACGCCAAAAACGAGCAAGTCGCGAAACGTTGCCGTTACTCTGGCTGTCGTGCTTGTAAATGCGATTTTACATTCAGGCATTTACCTATTCCTGCGCGATACGAATTTGCCATCTGTCTTATATGCTTTGCTTGCTATCATTTGGGGAGTGCTGGGCGTTTATTCGATTTATTGGTCGTTTAACTGGGCAGTGGAACAATATCCGGACATCTGGAAGCGACGCATCCAGCCCTTTATTTTCGTAGGACCTGCTGCGTTGCTGCTCGGCTGGCTGCTGCTTATCCCGACGCTGCGCACCTTGTATATGAGTCTTATGGATGCCGGTACGGAGAAGTTTGTCGGACTTTCTAATTATGCCGCTATTTTTACAAACCGCTTGCTGCTCACCGCGCTGCGCAACAATCTGATATGGGTCGCTTTTGGCGCTACCGCCTGCATCTGCTTGGGCTTGCTCATCGCAGTGCTCGCTGATCGCAGCAGCTTCGAGAAATTGGCGAAGGGCATCATCTTTATGCCGATGGCGATTTCCTTCGTCGCTGCTGGCGTCATCTGGAAATTTATTTATTTCTACAAGCCGGGAGATGAGCAGATCGGTCTGCTCAATGCAATCGTGGTCGCCTTTGGGGGGGAACCGCAGGCATTTACCAGCATGCTTCAGCCCTGGAACAATCTTTTCCTGGTCGCCATTCTGATTTGGATGCAGACGGGATTTGCGATGGTGCTGTTCTCGGCGGCGCTCAAGGGCGTGCCGGAGGATATGCTTGAGGCGGCGCGCATTGACGGCGCAGGGGAAATTCGTATTTTTCGCAGCATCATTATACCAGCGATTTCGGGGACGATTTTGTCCGTGTCGACGACAATTGTTGTCTTTACGCTCAAGATTTTCGATGTCGTCATGGTAATGACTGGAGGGCAATATGATACGGAAGTGGTAGCGACGCAGTTTTACCGCCAATTTTTCATGTATCGCAACGCGGGCTATGGCTCAACGCTGGCGATTGTGCTGCTCATCGCTGTCATTCCCGTCATCATTATTAATTTGCGGCAGTTTCGGAAACAGGGGGGATTCTGA
- a CDS encoding Crp/Fnr family transcriptional regulator: MSDITFLRNFPFFEHLNDLELAAIAPLFVTKTFAKGTQLFWEQDEGDELYMIKAGAVQIYRHEEDREVILAIFHEGDYFGEMALIDSTKLRSASAKVLEKSKLYVLKREQFFALLKENPGIAIHILGITLERLRKANELITDLTITNARTRISRLLLRLSDKYGTTIGLKLTHQQIADMTGTVRETVTKVLLEMQNEGYIRIVSKKISILNKEQLQVIGGIHQDSRLNDEKSIAQEG; the protein is encoded by the coding sequence ATGTCAGATATTACATTTTTGCGAAACTTCCCCTTTTTTGAACATTTGAATGATTTGGAGCTGGCGGCGATCGCTCCGCTGTTCGTGACGAAAACCTTTGCTAAGGGCACCCAGCTGTTCTGGGAGCAGGATGAAGGCGATGAGCTGTATATGATTAAAGCCGGAGCTGTGCAAATTTACCGGCATGAGGAGGATCGCGAGGTTATACTTGCTATTTTCCATGAAGGGGACTATTTTGGCGAGATGGCGCTGATTGATAGTACGAAGCTCCGTTCTGCGTCAGCGAAAGTATTGGAGAAAAGCAAGCTATATGTATTGAAGCGCGAGCAATTTTTCGCACTGCTGAAGGAAAACCCGGGCATTGCGATTCATATTTTGGGGATTACACTGGAACGTCTGCGCAAGGCGAATGAGCTGATTACCGACCTGACGATTACGAATGCTCGTACGCGGATCTCGCGGCTGCTGCTGCGGCTGTCGGATAAATACGGAACGACGATCGGTCTGAAGCTGACGCATCAGCAAATTGCCGATATGACGGGAACGGTGCGGGAGACGGTGACCAAGGTGCTGCTTGAAATGCAAAATGAAGGTTATATTCGTATTGTGAGCAAAAAAATCAGCATTTTGAACAAAGAGCAGCTGCAGGTCATCGGCGGAATCCACCAGGATAGCAGGCTTAATGATGAGAAATCTATCGCTCAAGAAGGCTGA
- a CDS encoding DUF262 domain-containing protein translates to MQMQRQDDLMEELESELMEEKDIEDKLFDNDYQEEASIYPDVTIKVEREQYSLFELKRKYDKKPQQVKLDPDYQRDDVWDDKQRSELIESVLMGIPLPVFYLNETKDGQLIVVDGRQRLTTFFRFFDDQFELQQLRILNNLQGQRFSELKHNLQSKLEDYQIIAQVIKPPTPDRVIFDIFDRVNRGGTQLNQQEMRNALYQGKATKLLDDLSSSDSYLEVTGRTITPIRMKDRYMILRLISFILWRNGELTEYKHKELDEFLGRSMKYINEMDDENIAELKTLFHLTMCNNMIIFGNRAFRRTNGRYPVNFILFESFGYLFTQFDQTTCENNTVRFRELSNKLLEDGKFNELLSKDRGTGSVIPDVFDKMDELGRRLRDDK, encoded by the coding sequence ATGCAAATGCAAAGACAGGATGATTTAATGGAGGAATTAGAGTCAGAACTTATGGAAGAAAAAGATATAGAAGACAAACTGTTTGATAATGATTACCAAGAAGAAGCGAGCATTTATCCTGATGTTACTATTAAGGTAGAGAGAGAGCAATATTCACTGTTTGAATTAAAGCGTAAGTACGATAAAAAGCCGCAACAAGTTAAGCTTGATCCTGACTATCAGCGCGATGATGTATGGGATGATAAGCAACGTTCAGAATTAATTGAATCCGTATTAATGGGAATCCCACTCCCAGTTTTTTATCTTAATGAAACGAAAGATGGGCAATTAATTGTTGTAGATGGAAGACAAAGGCTTACAACATTTTTTCGTTTTTTTGATGATCAGTTTGAGTTACAACAACTCAGAATATTAAATAATTTGCAGGGGCAAAGATTTTCTGAATTAAAGCATAATCTTCAATCAAAGTTAGAAGATTATCAAATTATTGCACAGGTCATTAAGCCACCTACACCAGATAGAGTTATTTTTGATATTTTTGATCGAGTTAACAGAGGAGGAACACAGTTAAATCAACAAGAGATGCGAAATGCACTTTATCAAGGCAAAGCAACCAAATTACTTGATGATTTGTCAAGTAGTGATTCTTATTTAGAGGTGACAGGTCGAACAATTACACCCATTCGAATGAAAGACCGCTATATGATTTTAAGATTAATATCATTTATTTTATGGAGAAATGGAGAATTAACTGAATATAAACATAAAGAACTGGATGAGTTTTTAGGAAGATCTATGAAGTATATTAATGAAATGGATGATGAAAATATTGCAGAACTCAAAACGCTATTTCATTTAACTATGTGTAATAATATGATTATATTCGGGAATCGCGCTTTTAGGCGAACAAACGGGCGTTATCCAGTAAATTTTATTTTATTTGAATCATTTGGGTATCTATTTACTCAGTTCGATCAAACAACATGTGAAAATAATACAGTTCGTTTTCGTGAATTGTCCAATAAACTACTCGAAGATGGAAAATTTAACGAACTATTGTCCAAGGATCGAGGTACTGGCAGCGTTATACCAGATGTCTTTGACAAAATGGATGAATTAGGGCGGAGGTTACGGGATGATAAATAG
- a CDS encoding sigma-70 family RNA polymerase sigma factor, producing MQTYRDEGCNEAATALLVHYEDIVRMAAGKMSRSRPDLYEDLYQVGQMSLLRLFKQYDPSIGIPFEGYAMKSVIGNLKNYLRDRSWYIQVPRRVKEKGSMLQHAIDELTVKLERSPKVEEIAAHLELTQEETIEILAGRDYYHYTSLDTPLTSEGDGASIGDLIANPSDEFKALDMKLDIGEAMKSLKEEEQTVIHLIYQEGQSQRMIADKLGVSQMSVSRIQKRAIEKLRAWL from the coding sequence ATGCAAACCTACCGTGATGAAGGTTGTAATGAAGCGGCTACGGCGCTTCTGGTACATTATGAGGATATCGTTCGAATGGCTGCTGGCAAAATGTCTCGCAGCCGCCCGGATTTATATGAGGATTTATATCAGGTGGGCCAAATGTCGCTGCTGCGGCTCTTTAAACAATACGATCCTTCAATCGGTATTCCGTTTGAAGGTTATGCGATGAAAAGCGTCATCGGCAATTTGAAAAATTATTTGCGTGACCGCTCTTGGTATATTCAAGTGCCTAGACGTGTAAAGGAAAAAGGCAGCATGCTTCAGCATGCGATTGATGAGCTGACGGTAAAGCTGGAACGCTCGCCGAAAGTGGAGGAAATCGCGGCCCATCTGGAGCTTACGCAGGAAGAGACGATTGAAATTTTGGCAGGACGTGATTATTACCATTACACGTCTCTGGATACACCGCTCACCAGCGAAGGGGATGGTGCTTCGATTGGCGATCTCATCGCTAATCCGTCCGATGAATTTAAAGCGCTTGATATGAAGCTGGATATAGGGGAAGCGATGAAAAGCCTCAAGGAAGAAGAACAGACCGTCATCCATTTAATCTATCAGGAAGGCCAGTCGCAGCGCATGATAGCCGACAAGCTGGGAGTCTCGCAAATGAGTGTTTCCCGGATTCAGAAGCGTGCGATTGAGAAGCTGCGGGCATGGCTGTAA
- a CDS encoding STAS domain-containing protein encodes MTLNKFQAVIHETDSAIIVQVGGELDLAAAPELRSLLETVVNRTDKTLVLDTERLAYIDSTGIGIVVSVIKARDEKKAEFIVKNIPRSIKRLFDITGISGYINEGTVS; translated from the coding sequence ATGACGTTAAACAAATTTCAGGCAGTTATTCATGAAACGGATAGCGCGATAATTGTACAAGTAGGCGGTGAGCTTGATTTGGCCGCAGCGCCTGAGCTGCGCTCCCTGCTCGAAACGGTTGTCAATCGTACAGATAAAACGCTTGTTCTTGATACGGAACGCCTTGCTTATATTGATAGTACAGGTATCGGCATCGTTGTGTCGGTTATTAAAGCGCGTGATGAGAAGAAAGCAGAATTTATCGTTAAAAATATTCCAAGAAGCATTAAGCGGCTATTTGATATTACCGGCATTTCAGGCTATATCAATGAAGGGACCGTAAGCTAA
- a CDS encoding ABC transporter substrate-binding protein — translation MLSMVLIMALLVAACSSGSGGSNSTPSEEAAATATPEASAEATKEPAGNADGSPLEQALAGNYKGTKVSMFGPFVDVDQVKFEESIKAFEEQTGIDIQYEGSKEFEATISIRIDGGNAPDISDFPQPGLLANFVKSGKVIDVSQFLDADKLKGNYNQSWLDMATMEGPSGSIMAGVWNRSSVKSLVWYPKKEFDDAGYTVPKTWDELLALTEQIAADGDPAWAIGIESGAATGWPATDWIEDIMLRTTTPENYDKWVKGELPFTDPIVKNAFEKLSQIWLNDDYVYGGRKSIVTTAFGDSVTPMFDHPPKAWLHRQASFITSFFPEGLKSGEDYDWFYLPSIDEAYGDPVLVAGDLYAMHNDRPEVRAVMEFFTTGESIKTWVQSGGIIAPMNDASLDWYPTDVERRMGELVKNASTLRFDGSDLMPGSVGAGTFWKGTTDYISGTVDLDGALKEIQFGFNN, via the coding sequence ATGCTGAGCATGGTTCTAATTATGGCGCTGCTCGTAGCTGCTTGCAGCAGCGGAAGTGGCGGCAGCAATAGCACTCCAAGCGAGGAAGCGGCAGCAACAGCTACACCTGAGGCTAGTGCGGAGGCTACGAAGGAGCCGGCAGGAAACGCGGATGGTTCGCCGCTGGAGCAGGCGCTTGCCGGCAACTACAAAGGAACAAAAGTATCGATGTTTGGTCCATTCGTTGATGTGGACCAGGTGAAATTCGAGGAGAGCATTAAGGCGTTTGAGGAGCAAACGGGCATCGATATTCAATATGAAGGCTCAAAGGAATTTGAGGCGACGATTTCCATTCGAATTGACGGCGGCAATGCGCCGGATATTTCCGATTTCCCGCAGCCAGGGCTGCTGGCGAATTTCGTGAAATCGGGCAAGGTTATCGATGTGTCGCAATTTTTGGACGCTGATAAGCTGAAGGGCAACTACAATCAAAGCTGGCTGGATATGGCGACGATGGAAGGTCCGAGTGGATCGATTATGGCCGGCGTATGGAATCGCAGCAGCGTGAAAAGTCTCGTCTGGTATCCAAAGAAAGAGTTTGATGATGCGGGTTATACCGTACCTAAGACATGGGATGAGCTGCTGGCGCTCACGGAGCAAATTGCCGCAGACGGCGATCCGGCATGGGCAATTGGCATCGAAAGCGGAGCGGCAACCGGGTGGCCCGCAACCGACTGGATTGAAGACATTATGCTGCGCACGACAACACCGGAAAACTATGATAAGTGGGTAAAAGGCGAGCTGCCATTTACAGATCCTATTGTGAAAAATGCATTCGAGAAGCTGTCGCAAATTTGGCTGAACGACGACTATGTTTATGGTGGACGCAAGTCGATCGTAACGACCGCGTTCGGGGATTCGGTTACACCGATGTTTGATCATCCGCCTAAAGCATGGCTGCATCGCCAAGCCAGCTTTATTACAAGCTTTTTCCCTGAAGGGTTGAAATCGGGTGAAGATTATGACTGGTTCTACTTGCCGTCGATTGATGAGGCTTATGGTGACCCAGTGCTTGTTGCAGGTGATTTGTATGCGATGCATAACGACCGTCCGGAAGTGCGCGCAGTTATGGAGTTTTTCACGACAGGCGAATCGATTAAGACTTGGGTGCAGTCCGGTGGCATAATCGCGCCAATGAATGATGCAAGCCTGGATTGGTATCCGACGGATGTGGAGCGTAGAATGGGCGAGCTCGTGAAAAATGCTTCGACGCTGCGCTTCGATGGCTCTGATCTGATGCCTGGCTCGGTAGGAGCAGGCACGTTCTGGAAAGGAACGACGGACTATATTAGCGGTACCGTTGATTTGGACGGCGCGCTTAAAGAAATTCAGTTTGGCTTTAACAATTAA
- a CDS encoding ATP-binding protein: MMQIPADAQYLDIVRLSLYGIASKMGFSFEDIEDMKVAVGEACNNAVLHYTADQAADAVQATEDELQILVEFEVLPDHLTIKITNSGAGFEAGAYMEKAGPLEGEDASGLEVGGLGLYLMQALMDEVNIHSAESTQVVMTKRLLPLQ; encoded by the coding sequence GTGATGCAAATACCGGCGGACGCACAATATTTGGATATCGTCAGGCTTAGCCTATACGGTATTGCTTCTAAAATGGGTTTTTCGTTTGAGGATATCGAGGATATGAAGGTTGCTGTTGGAGAAGCTTGCAATAACGCTGTTTTGCATTATACGGCAGATCAAGCAGCTGATGCCGTTCAAGCAACGGAGGACGAGCTTCAAATTTTAGTTGAATTTGAAGTGCTGCCCGATCATTTGACGATTAAAATTACGAACAGCGGAGCAGGCTTTGAAGCTGGAGCTTATATGGAAAAGGCAGGGCCGCTTGAAGGTGAAGACGCGAGCGGTTTGGAAGTTGGCGGACTTGGCTTGTATTTAATGCAGGCGTTAATGGATGAAGTTAATATACATTCCGCTGAAAGCACGCAGGTCGTCATGACCAAGCGTCTTCTGCCGCTGCAATAA
- a CDS encoding carbohydrate ABC transporter permease, whose translation MKRTRKKTMSKTIVNVVLAFICLIWLIPTVGLLVSSFRPAVDILQTGWWTVFPHRDYVAQSTITLPKETDLRQPIEVNGEVFDDDQLRSGVTALDGSRLIWENRRARTIQVQQPDWKVNSNFTLDNYNGVLTGKTFEIMQSDGTVRAQKGEGLSKAFLNTLVVTIPSTIIPILIATFAAYAFAWLRFPLRRSMFVAVIMMLVVPLQVALIPILKDYTALGLNGSYLGIWIAHTGFGLPLTIYFMYTFISQLPKDLFESAFMDGASNFTIFTRLILPLSVPAIASIGIFQFLWVWNDYLVSLVFIGSQPDVQVMSMRIAAMVGSRGSDWHLLTAAAFVSMLMPLTVFFALQKYFVRGLLGGSVKG comes from the coding sequence ATGAAGCGAACAAGGAAAAAGACGATGTCGAAAACAATCGTCAACGTCGTACTCGCTTTTATTTGCCTCATCTGGCTCATCCCGACGGTAGGCCTCTTGGTCTCCTCCTTCCGGCCTGCGGTTGATATTTTGCAGACGGGCTGGTGGACGGTATTCCCGCACCGCGATTATGTTGCGCAATCGACGATCACGCTGCCGAAGGAAACCGATTTGCGGCAGCCGATTGAAGTGAATGGCGAGGTGTTTGACGATGATCAGCTGCGCAGCGGCGTCACCGCGCTGGATGGCAGCAGGCTGATCTGGGAAAATCGCCGAGCGCGCACGATTCAGGTGCAGCAGCCGGACTGGAAGGTGAACTCGAACTTTACGCTAGATAACTATAATGGTGTGCTGACGGGCAAAACCTTTGAAATTATGCAGTCAGACGGCACGGTAAGAGCGCAGAAGGGAGAAGGTCTCTCCAAAGCATTTCTCAATACGCTGGTTGTGACGATTCCATCGACGATTATCCCGATCCTGATCGCGACCTTCGCCGCTTATGCATTTGCTTGGCTGCGGTTTCCGCTGCGTCGATCGATGTTCGTCGCTGTCATTATGATGCTGGTTGTGCCGCTCCAAGTTGCGCTCATCCCGATTTTGAAGGATTATACGGCACTTGGCCTGAACGGCAGCTACCTGGGCATATGGATTGCGCATACCGGCTTCGGCCTGCCGCTGACGATATATTTTATGTATACGTTCATCAGCCAGCTGCCAAAGGACTTGTTCGAATCGGCATTTATGGATGGCGCGTCAAACTTTACGATTTTCACACGGCTTATTCTGCCGTTGTCGGTTCCGGCGATTGCCTCCATCGGTATTTTCCAGTTTCTATGGGTATGGAACGATTATTTAGTATCCTTGGTGTTTATCGGCAGCCAGCCGGATGTACAGGTCATGTCGATGCGGATTGCCGCAATGGTAGGATCAAGAGGCAGCGATTGGCATCTGCTGACAGCAGCTGCATTCGTCTCGATGCTGATGCCTCTAACTGTATTTTTCGCCCTGCAAAAATATTTCGTACGCGGCTTATTAGGCGGCTCGGTGAAAGGCTAG
- a CDS encoding DUF3696 domain-containing protein has translation MINRLIINGLKSIDVADLEVEPLTLLVGMNSSGKSTVIQALLLAIQNVTDKHKSPLNGQLVAIGTFAEASNFRTNARNINLELGSNQSSFINLDFEQADPQAICNISRTGTLIEDYLNRKNKKIQYLSANRLGAQDTYSKNYSQHDESGVLGEYAIDYFENHKKDPIEPCLIKNPEIGSTLDINVNFWLGYIINAQLSTEDLIGTDKVRAQFQNAGNRKVRPKNIGSGLSYIISIIISILSAKKDDLIIIENPEIHLHPRAQSRLTELFSFAAERGVRFVIESHSDHIFNGIRKSIYHKRIQKEKVAVYYFDIDENLVSRPIRIEFQNNGNVSNHQKGLFDQFDDDLDEMLGL, from the coding sequence ATGATAAATAGGCTTATTATTAATGGTTTAAAGAGTATTGATGTAGCAGATTTAGAAGTAGAACCATTAACTTTACTGGTTGGTATGAATTCCTCGGGTAAATCAACCGTGATTCAAGCATTGCTGCTTGCTATACAAAATGTAACTGATAAACATAAATCACCTTTAAATGGTCAGCTTGTTGCTATAGGAACCTTTGCAGAAGCTAGTAATTTCAGAACAAATGCCCGCAATATTAATCTGGAGTTAGGCTCGAATCAAAGTTCATTTATTAACCTAGACTTTGAACAAGCAGATCCTCAAGCTATTTGTAATATAAGTAGGACTGGAACATTAATTGAGGATTATTTAAATCGTAAAAACAAAAAAATTCAATATTTATCGGCAAATCGTTTAGGTGCTCAAGACACCTATTCTAAAAACTATAGCCAGCATGATGAGTCTGGAGTGCTTGGTGAATATGCAATTGATTATTTTGAAAATCACAAAAAAGATCCAATTGAGCCTTGTTTAATTAAAAATCCCGAAATAGGCAGTACATTAGATATAAATGTTAATTTTTGGTTGGGTTATATTATTAATGCTCAGCTATCTACAGAAGATTTAATAGGCACCGATAAAGTTAGAGCACAATTTCAAAATGCAGGAAATCGGAAGGTTCGTCCTAAAAATATTGGTTCAGGCCTGAGTTATATTATTTCTATAATAATTAGTATTTTATCTGCTAAAAAGGATGATCTAATAATTATCGAAAATCCTGAAATTCATCTGCATCCTAGAGCACAGTCTCGTCTGACTGAATTGTTTTCTTTTGCGGCAGAACGTGGAGTCCGTTTTGTTATAGAGTCGCATAGCGATCATATTTTTAATGGTATTCGTAAATCTATATACCATAAACGAATACAAAAAGAGAAAGTAGCAGTGTATTATTTTGATATTGATGAGAATTTGGTTAGTCGGCCTATACGTATTGAATTTCAGAATAATGGAAACGTATCCAATCATCAAAAAGGACTTTTTGACCAGTTCGATGATGATTTGGATGAAATGCTGGGGCTATAA